The following coding sequences are from one Streptomyces sp. NBC_01232 window:
- a CDS encoding DEAD/DEAH box helicase yields the protein MTEELSPAERYAAARIRAAEEASALAPFREMYDFDLDPYQVEACKALEAGKGVLVAAPTGSGKTIVGEFAVHLALQQGRKCFYTTPIKALSNQKFADLVKRYGADKVGLLTGDNSVNSDAPVVVMTTEVLRNMLYAGSQSLRGLGYVVMDEVHYLSDRFRGAVWEEVIIHLPESVTLVSLSATVSNAEEFGDWLDTVRGDTEVIVSEERPVPLWQHVMAGRRIHDLFEEESDHGGRGSARREVNPDLLRMAREENSRTYSPKDRRRGKMVREADRERERRSRGRIWTPSRPEVIARLDNDGLLPAINFIFSRAGCEAAVQQCLFAGLRLNDESARLKVREIVEARTASIPTEDLHVLGYYEWLEGLERGIAAHHAGMLPTFKEVVEELFVRGLVKAVFATETLALGINMPARTVILEKLVKWNGEQHADITPGEYTQLTGRAGRRGIDVEGHAVVLWQRGMDPAALAGLAGTRTYPLRSSFKPSYNMAVNLVSQFGRHRSRELLETSFAQFQADRSVVGISRQVQRNEEGLEGYQEGMTCHLGNFEEYAQLRRDLKDRETDLAKQGAAQRRVQAASSLEKLKPGDIIHVPTGKFAGLALVLDPGVPAGRVNGHRGYEYAEGPRPLVLTAERQVKRLAAIDFPVPVEALDRMRIPKTFNARSPQSRRDLASQLRTKAGHITPERRTRGRAAAADDREIARLRSELRAHPCHGCDEREDHARWAERYHRLKRDTQQLERRIEGRTNTIARTFDRIHALLTELDYLREDEVTVHGKRLARLYGELDLLASECLRARVWEGLSPAELAACVSALVFEARQSDDAVAPKVPGGAAKEALGEMVRIWGRLDALEEEHHINQAEGVGQREPDLGFAWAAYQWASDKSLDEVLREAEMPAGDFVRWCKQVIDVLGQVAAAAPAASGDSGSTVARNARKAVDALLRGVVAYSSVG from the coding sequence ATGACCGAAGAACTCTCACCCGCCGAGCGGTACGCCGCTGCCCGGATCCGCGCCGCCGAAGAGGCCTCTGCCCTGGCCCCCTTCCGCGAGATGTACGACTTCGACCTGGACCCGTATCAGGTCGAGGCATGCAAGGCGCTGGAGGCCGGCAAAGGCGTCCTCGTCGCCGCCCCGACCGGCTCGGGCAAGACCATCGTCGGCGAGTTCGCCGTGCACCTGGCCCTCCAGCAGGGCCGCAAGTGCTTCTACACGACGCCGATCAAGGCGCTGTCGAACCAGAAGTTCGCCGACCTCGTCAAGCGCTACGGCGCCGACAAAGTGGGCCTGCTGACGGGCGACAACAGCGTCAACTCCGATGCGCCGGTGGTCGTGATGACCACCGAGGTGCTCCGCAACATGCTGTACGCGGGCTCCCAGTCGCTGCGCGGTCTCGGCTACGTCGTGATGGACGAGGTCCACTACCTCTCCGACCGGTTCCGCGGGGCCGTCTGGGAGGAAGTGATCATCCACCTTCCCGAGTCGGTGACCCTGGTCTCCCTCTCGGCCACCGTGTCCAACGCCGAGGAGTTCGGCGACTGGCTGGACACCGTGCGCGGGGACACCGAGGTGATCGTCTCCGAGGAGCGGCCCGTACCGCTGTGGCAGCACGTCATGGCCGGCCGGCGGATCCACGACCTCTTCGAGGAGGAGTCCGACCACGGCGGCCGAGGCTCCGCGCGCCGCGAGGTCAACCCCGACCTGCTGCGCATGGCGCGCGAGGAGAACAGCCGGACCTACAGTCCCAAGGACCGGCGGCGCGGCAAGATGGTCCGCGAGGCGGACCGCGAGCGCGAACGGCGCTCCCGCGGCCGGATCTGGACCCCGTCCCGCCCCGAGGTCATCGCCCGCCTCGACAACGACGGGCTGCTGCCCGCCATCAACTTCATCTTCAGCCGGGCCGGCTGCGAGGCCGCGGTCCAGCAGTGCCTGTTCGCGGGCCTGCGGCTCAACGACGAATCCGCGCGGCTCAAGGTCCGCGAGATCGTCGAGGCGCGCACCGCCTCCATCCCCACCGAGGACCTGCACGTCCTGGGGTACTACGAGTGGCTCGAAGGGCTGGAGCGGGGCATCGCCGCGCACCACGCGGGCATGCTGCCCACCTTCAAGGAGGTCGTGGAGGAACTCTTCGTACGCGGCCTGGTGAAGGCCGTGTTCGCCACGGAGACCCTCGCGCTGGGCATCAACATGCCCGCGCGCACGGTGATCCTGGAGAAGCTGGTCAAGTGGAACGGCGAGCAGCACGCCGACATCACCCCCGGCGAGTACACGCAGCTGACCGGCCGGGCCGGGCGGCGCGGCATCGACGTCGAGGGCCACGCGGTGGTGCTCTGGCAGCGAGGCATGGACCCGGCGGCTCTCGCCGGGCTCGCGGGTACCCGTACGTATCCGCTGCGCTCGAGCTTCAAGCCCTCCTACAACATGGCCGTGAACCTGGTCAGCCAGTTCGGGCGGCACCGCTCGCGCGAGCTGCTCGAGACCTCCTTCGCGCAGTTCCAGGCCGACCGCTCGGTCGTCGGGATCTCCCGGCAGGTGCAGCGCAACGAGGAGGGGCTGGAGGGCTACCAGGAGGGCATGACCTGCCACCTGGGGAACTTCGAGGAGTACGCGCAGCTGCGCCGCGACCTCAAGGACCGTGAGACGGACCTGGCCAAGCAGGGAGCGGCGCAGCGCCGCGTACAGGCGGCCAGTTCGCTGGAGAAGCTCAAGCCGGGCGACATCATCCACGTGCCGACGGGCAAGTTCGCCGGGCTCGCGCTGGTCCTGGACCCGGGCGTGCCGGCCGGGCGGGTCAACGGGCACCGCGGGTACGAGTACGCTGAGGGCCCGCGCCCATTGGTGCTCACCGCCGAGCGGCAGGTCAAGCGGCTCGCCGCGATCGACTTCCCGGTCCCGGTCGAGGCGCTCGACCGGATGCGGATCCCCAAGACCTTCAACGCGCGCTCGCCGCAGTCCCGTCGGGACCTCGCCTCCCAGCTGCGGACCAAGGCCGGGCACATCACGCCGGAGCGCCGGACCCGAGGCCGGGCCGCGGCCGCCGACGACCGCGAGATCGCCCGGCTGCGCAGCGAGCTGAGGGCGCACCCCTGCCACGGCTGCGACGAGCGCGAGGACCACGCCCGCTGGGCGGAGCGCTACCACCGGCTCAAGCGGGACACGCAGCAGCTGGAGCGGCGGATCGAGGGCCGGACGAACACCATCGCCCGCACCTTCGACCGGATCCACGCGCTGCTGACCGAGCTGGACTACCTGCGCGAGGACGAGGTCACCGTGCACGGCAAGCGGCTCGCCCGGCTGTACGGGGAGCTCGACCTGCTGGCCTCCGAATGCCTGCGGGCCAGGGTGTGGGAGGGCCTGAGCCCGGCCGAACTGGCCGCCTGCGTCTCGGCGCTGGTCTTCGAGGCGCGGCAGTCCGACGACGCGGTCGCGCCGAAGGTGCCGGGCGGTGCGGCCAAGGAGGCGCTGGGCGAGATGGTCCGCATCTGGGGCCGGCTCGACGCCCTGGAGGAGGAGCACCACATCAACCAGGCCGAGGGCGTCGGCCAGCGCGAGCCGGATCTCGGCTTCGCGTGGGCGGCGTACCAGTGGGCCTCCGACAAGAGCCTGGACGAGGTGCTGCGCGAGGCGGAGATGCCGGCCGGTGACTTCGTGCGCTGGTGCAAGCAGGTCATCGACGTGCTCGGGCAGGTCGCGGCGGCTGCTCCGGCGGCCTCCGGTGACAGCGGGAGCACGGTGGCGCGCAATGCCCGCAAGGCCGTGGACGCACTGCTTCGGGGTGTAGTGGCCTACAGCTCGGTCGGCTAG
- a CDS encoding diacylglycerol kinase: MSPEVTLFVNPTAGRGRGAHAAQPAASAVRAAGFSVRTVVGTDAPDALARLTGAVREGTGAVIAVGGDGMVSLALQALAGTPVPFGVVAVGTGNDFARAMGLPVREPARAGRLAAEALKEGRIREIDLGRVGGADCEQWFGTVLCSGFDSRVNDRGNRMRLPAGRFKYDLAMIAELAAFRPFPYRITLDDGPVIETEATLVAVGNGSSYGGGMRICADAVPDDGLFDITVVGDCSRATLLKVFPQVYRGRHLGHPKVTVHRARKITLEAAGLSAYADGEPLGLLPVTAECVPRAVRLLT, from the coding sequence ATGAGCCCCGAGGTCACCCTTTTCGTCAATCCCACCGCCGGACGCGGCCGGGGCGCGCACGCCGCGCAGCCGGCCGCTTCGGCTGTCAGGGCAGCCGGTTTCTCCGTACGGACGGTCGTCGGCACCGACGCGCCCGACGCGCTGGCCCGCCTGACCGGCGCCGTCCGTGAGGGCACCGGCGCGGTGATCGCCGTGGGCGGCGACGGGATGGTCTCCCTGGCGCTCCAGGCCCTGGCGGGAACCCCGGTGCCGTTCGGTGTGGTCGCGGTGGGCACCGGCAATGACTTCGCGCGGGCCATGGGACTGCCCGTACGGGAGCCGGCCCGGGCCGGGCGGCTGGCCGCCGAGGCCCTCAAGGAGGGCCGGATCCGGGAGATCGACCTCGGCCGGGTGGGCGGCGCCGACTGCGAGCAGTGGTTCGGGACCGTGCTGTGCTCCGGCTTCGACTCGCGGGTCAACGACCGGGGCAACCGGATGCGGCTGCCGGCCGGCCGCTTCAAGTACGACCTGGCGATGATCGCGGAGCTGGCCGCCTTCCGGCCGTTCCCCTACCGGATCACCCTCGACGACGGCCCGGTGATCGAGACCGAGGCCACGCTGGTCGCCGTCGGCAACGGCTCCTCCTACGGCGGGGGTATGCGGATCTGCGCGGACGCCGTCCCCGACGACGGGCTCTTCGACATCACGGTGGTCGGCGACTGCAGCCGGGCCACCCTGCTCAAGGTGTTCCCGCAGGTCTACAGGGGCCGCCACCTCGGCCACCCGAAGGTGACCGTCCACCGGGCCAGGAAGATCACTCTGGAGGCGGCGGGCCTGAGCGCGTACGCGGACGGCGAGCCCCTGGGGCTGCTGCCGGTGACCGCCGAGTGCGTCCCCCGGGCCGTCCGGCTGCTCACTTAA
- the tatC gene encoding twin-arginine translocase subunit TatC: MLNSARKQEKKERQAKDAEGRMPLVEHLRELRNRLLKSVIAILVITIFAAFFYRDIINFLLKPMLDSVGCTNGVVTQRNGRPCADMTVNGLISAFSIALKVSLMAGVVLSAPVWLYQLWAFAAPGLHSHEKKYARSFVAVGAPLFMAGAVLAYKILPQTAMIMLEFTPDHARNLLPVDDYLDLVTRMVIVFGLAFELPLLLILLNFTGVLTGKRLAGWWRGMVLGITIFAAFATPTGDPPTMLALALPIVALYFAALGLCLLNDRRRRRKDPDAGLSDDEASELDLTPAPIGQLDTVPAPAALPEQADGGRQRINGYDDAT, translated from the coding sequence TTGCTCAACTCTGCCCGCAAGCAGGAGAAGAAGGAACGACAGGCCAAGGACGCCGAAGGGCGTATGCCTCTCGTCGAGCACCTGCGTGAGCTGCGGAACCGCCTGCTGAAGTCGGTCATCGCGATCCTGGTGATCACGATCTTCGCCGCCTTCTTCTACCGGGACATCATCAACTTCCTGTTGAAGCCGATGCTCGACTCCGTCGGCTGCACCAACGGTGTGGTGACCCAGCGCAACGGCCGCCCCTGCGCCGACATGACCGTGAACGGCCTCATCTCGGCGTTCTCGATCGCCCTCAAGGTCTCGCTGATGGCCGGCGTGGTGCTCTCCGCGCCGGTGTGGCTCTACCAGCTGTGGGCATTCGCCGCGCCCGGGCTGCACAGCCACGAGAAGAAGTACGCGCGCAGCTTCGTCGCGGTCGGAGCGCCCCTCTTCATGGCGGGCGCGGTGCTCGCGTACAAGATCCTCCCGCAGACCGCGATGATCATGCTCGAGTTCACCCCCGACCACGCGCGCAACCTGCTGCCGGTCGACGACTACCTCGACCTGGTCACCCGCATGGTGATCGTGTTCGGCCTGGCCTTCGAGCTGCCGCTGCTGCTGATCCTCCTGAACTTCACCGGTGTGCTCACCGGCAAGCGGCTGGCGGGCTGGTGGCGGGGCATGGTCCTCGGCATCACGATCTTCGCCGCCTTCGCCACCCCCACCGGTGACCCGCCGACCATGCTCGCGCTGGCCCTGCCGATCGTGGCCCTGTACTTCGCGGCCCTCGGACTGTGTCTCCTCAACGACCGCAGGCGCCGGCGCAAGGACCCCGACGCGGGACTGAGCGACGACGAAGCCTCCGAGCTGGACCTCACCCCGGCGCCCATCGGGCAGCTGGACACGGTCCCGGCCCCCGCGGCCCTGCCCGAACAGGCCGACGGCGGACGCCAGCGGATCAACGGTTACGACGACGCCACCTGA
- the tatA gene encoding Sec-independent protein translocase subunit TatA, with protein MFGNLRGWEIFVILGVIILLFGAKKLPDMARSLGKSARILKSEAKAMKKDGEGGEDAATTAPAADQSAQQPVAPRTIQAAPGDVSSSRPVSEPNRTTQG; from the coding sequence ATGTTCGGCAACCTCAGGGGTTGGGAAATCTTCGTCATTCTCGGGGTCATCATCCTGCTGTTCGGCGCCAAGAAGCTCCCCGACATGGCCCGCTCCCTCGGCAAGTCGGCCCGCATCCTCAAGAGCGAGGCCAAGGCCATGAAGAAGGACGGCGAGGGCGGCGAGGACGCCGCCACGACCGCTCCCGCGGCGGACCAGTCCGCGCAGCAGCCGGTCGCCCCGCGCACCATCCAGGCCGCGCCCGGTGACGTCAGCAGCTCGCGTCCGGTGAGCGAGCCGAACCGCACCACCCAGGGCTGA
- a CDS encoding helix-turn-helix transcriptional regulator, with protein sequence MAANAIDQTRRMLSLVTYLRERPGAHVADVARAFGITEDELISDLDVLPMCGTSFRGGDLLDIDTDGERIWWRNPDASGESTAEPLRLAADEATALLVAARAVATLPGLRESDRDALLRATAKLEAAAGEVAGASSRLSVTFESEGGVFADVDRAIAERRRLWVRYYSPARDELTERKVDPIRLFAVGHTYMEGWCHLSEARRTFRLDRVAEIRLLDERAEPPAIEPRDLSEGLVQPAAEDPEVVVEVGPGGRWVAEYYPHDSAEELTGGGLRITLRSPDPASLRRLALRLGREGRIVAPAELAESARSAARDALAGYGEQV encoded by the coding sequence ATGGCTGCCAACGCCATCGACCAGACCCGCCGGATGCTGTCCCTGGTGACGTACCTGCGCGAGCGCCCCGGTGCGCACGTCGCGGACGTCGCGCGCGCCTTCGGGATCACCGAGGACGAGCTGATCTCGGACCTCGACGTGCTGCCCATGTGCGGGACGAGCTTCCGGGGCGGGGACCTGCTCGACATCGACACCGACGGGGAGCGCATCTGGTGGCGCAATCCCGATGCCTCGGGGGAGTCCACCGCGGAGCCGCTGCGCCTCGCCGCCGACGAGGCGACCGCGCTGCTGGTGGCCGCGCGCGCGGTGGCCACCCTGCCCGGGCTGCGCGAGAGCGACCGGGACGCCCTGCTGCGCGCCACGGCCAAGCTGGAGGCGGCCGCGGGCGAGGTGGCCGGGGCCAGCTCCCGGCTGTCGGTGACCTTCGAGTCCGAGGGCGGGGTCTTCGCGGACGTCGACCGGGCCATCGCGGAGCGCCGACGGCTGTGGGTGCGCTACTACTCCCCGGCGCGCGACGAGCTCACCGAGCGCAAGGTCGACCCGATCCGGCTCTTCGCCGTGGGCCACACGTACATGGAGGGCTGGTGCCACCTCTCCGAGGCCCGGCGCACCTTCCGCCTCGACCGGGTCGCTGAGATCCGGCTGCTGGACGAGCGGGCCGAGCCGCCCGCCATCGAGCCGCGCGACCTGTCCGAGGGCCTGGTCCAGCCGGCCGCCGAGGACCCGGAGGTCGTGGTCGAGGTGGGGCCGGGCGGGCGCTGGGTCGCCGAGTACTACCCGCACGACAGCGCGGAGGAGCTGACCGGGGGCGGCCTGCGGATCACGCTGCGCAGCCCGGACCCGGCCTCGTTGCGGAGGCTCGCGCTGCGGCTCGGGCGCGAGGGGCGGATCGTCGCCCCCGCAGAGCTGGCGGAGAGCGCGCGGAGCGCCGCTCGAGACGCACTCGCGGGGTACGGGGAACAGGTCTGA
- a CDS encoding helix-turn-helix transcriptional regulator, which produces MAIAKAERLMNLALCLLGTRRPLSKRELRGSIEAYMEAGNDESFNRMFERDKDDLRELGLVIETVENLDGETGYLARRDSNRLPPVSLDAEEAAALGLAAKVWQQARLAGAASGALQKLRAGGMPEAEDPYEGQHSAIEPRIPVHEAAFEPLMLACRDRRPVVFDYRKSTAARPEARQVEPWALECWRGHWYLAGYDRDRGAERVFRLSRITGKVRSRAAKYTAEVPDVVTVRETVASWAGESADRSALIRLRAGAGYPLRAKATAVREGGNGWDELEIPYGHGLDAWLVEFGPDVVVVGPADLRADVVDRLRAVAGA; this is translated from the coding sequence ATGGCGATTGCCAAGGCCGAGCGGCTGATGAATCTGGCGCTGTGTCTGCTGGGGACCCGCCGGCCGCTCAGCAAGCGCGAGTTGCGCGGTTCCATCGAGGCCTACATGGAGGCCGGCAACGACGAGTCCTTCAACCGCATGTTCGAGCGGGACAAGGACGATCTGCGCGAACTCGGCCTCGTCATCGAGACGGTGGAGAACCTGGACGGCGAGACGGGCTACTTGGCCCGCCGCGACAGCAACCGGCTGCCTCCCGTCTCGCTGGACGCCGAGGAGGCCGCCGCCCTGGGGCTGGCGGCCAAGGTGTGGCAGCAGGCACGGCTGGCGGGGGCCGCCAGCGGGGCCCTGCAGAAGCTGCGCGCGGGCGGGATGCCCGAGGCGGAGGACCCGTACGAGGGTCAGCACAGCGCGATCGAGCCGCGCATCCCGGTCCACGAGGCGGCCTTCGAGCCGTTGATGCTGGCCTGCCGGGACCGTCGGCCGGTGGTCTTCGACTACCGCAAGTCCACCGCAGCCCGCCCCGAGGCCCGTCAGGTCGAGCCCTGGGCGCTGGAATGCTGGCGCGGCCACTGGTACCTGGCCGGCTACGACCGGGACCGCGGCGCGGAGCGGGTGTTCCGGCTCTCCCGGATCACCGGCAAGGTCCGTTCCCGGGCCGCGAAGTACACCGCCGAGGTGCCGGACGTGGTGACCGTACGGGAGACCGTGGCGAGCTGGGCCGGGGAGAGCGCGGACCGCAGCGCGCTGATCCGGCTGAGGGCCGGGGCGGGCTACCCGCTGCGGGCCAAGGCCACCGCGGTGCGCGAGGGCGGGAACGGCTGGGACGAGCTGGAGATCCCGTACGGGCACGGGCTGGACGCCTGGCTGGTGGAGTTCGGGCCCGACGTCGTCGTGGTCGGCCCCGCCGACCTGCGGGCGGACGTCGTGGACCGGCTGCGGGCCGTCGCCGGGGCCTGA
- a CDS encoding FKBP-type peptidyl-prolyl cis-trans isomerase: protein MRRSSVSDLQKPEIDFPEGDAPKDLVIKDEWVGEGAEAKKGDLVSVHYVGVAFSTGEEFDASWNRGSALQFQLGVGQVIAGWDQGVQGMKVGGRRKLVIPAHLAYGDRGAGGAIAPGETLIFVCDLVKVG, encoded by the coding sequence ATGAGGAGAAGTTCCGTGAGTGACCTCCAGAAGCCCGAGATCGACTTCCCCGAGGGCGACGCCCCCAAGGACCTCGTGATCAAGGATGAATGGGTCGGTGAGGGCGCGGAGGCCAAGAAGGGCGACCTCGTCTCCGTGCACTACGTGGGCGTGGCCTTCTCCACCGGTGAGGAGTTCGACGCCTCCTGGAACCGCGGTTCCGCGCTGCAGTTCCAGCTCGGTGTCGGCCAGGTCATCGCCGGCTGGGACCAGGGCGTCCAGGGCATGAAGGTCGGCGGCCGCCGCAAGCTGGTCATCCCCGCCCACCTCGCCTACGGCGACCGTGGCGCGGGCGGCGCGATCGCCCCGGGCGAGACGCTGATCTTCGTCTGCGACCTGGTCAAGGTCGGCTGA